The proteins below come from a single Takifugu rubripes chromosome 10, fTakRub1.2, whole genome shotgun sequence genomic window:
- the otulina gene encoding OTU deubiquitinase with linear linkage specificity a produces the protein MSWLKAASICGDDVFDENADEMSVMSKEWASNMKKRIRDGYVDGSDAGMEASLQVGFKQGYLEGAAMTAPVGRLKGMLSALYFWYQTKHPENPIPPSVTELLHRVSQYEDTIIDGTNKALEKPTPNVSSVSETMEELDLEQSVSGCCKEGCNDKECCKEAKKNDLNVTNTQENLSSGSSESLSCLLQECIELFSEFGLPQELIHHMEELKPM, from the exons ATGTCTTGGTTAAAAGCTGCATCGATCTGCGGGGACGACGTTTTTGACGAGAATGCGGATGAAATGAGCGTGATGAGCAAAGAATGGGCATCCAACATGAAGAAACGAATCCGG GATGGCTATGTAGACGGGTCTGATGCAGGGATGGAGGCCTCGCTTCAGGTCGGTTTCAAACAGGGGTACCTGGAAGGAGCTGCAATGACTGCACCCGTTGGCCGCCTTAAGGGGATGTTAAG TGCTCTGTATTTCTGGTACCAAACCAAGCATCCGGAAAACCCCATCCCACCCTCTGTGACAGAGCTTCTGCATCGGGTCTCACAGTATGAAGACACAATCATTGATGGGACCAACAAAGCTTTGGAAAAGCCTACTCCCAATGTTAGCTCTGTGTCCGAGAccatggaggagctggactTGGAGCAGTCAGTGTCAGGCTGTTGTAAAGAGGGATGTAATGACAAGGAATGCTGCAAAGAGGCTAAAAAAAATGACTTGAATgttacaaacacacaggaaaaccTTAGTTCTGGGTCATCTGAAAGCCTAAGTTGCCTCTTGCAGGAGTGTATAGAACTTTTTTCAGAATTTGGGTTGCCACAGGAGCTGATCCATCACATGGAGGAATTAAAGCCTATGTAG